One genomic window of Melanotaenia boesemani isolate fMelBoe1 chromosome 20, fMelBoe1.pri, whole genome shotgun sequence includes the following:
- the ptgr2 gene encoding prostaglandin reductase 2 isoform X1, whose product MQVQRVVLNSRPGKNGEPVPENFRLEAINLKPDLSDGEVLVRTIYLSVDPYMRCRMNEDTGADYLTPWQLSECVDGGGVGLVEASSCSTYIKGDVVTSFNWPWQTHAVMKGSGLQKVDPQMVDGHLSHFLGVVGITGLTALLGVREKGHVTKGANQTMVVSGAAGACGSLAGQIGRLDGCTRVVGICGTDEKCKALVEDLGFSASINYRHGDVSARLKESCPDGIDVYFDNVGGAISDAVMEQMNKGGNVILCGQISQYNKDVPYPPPLSEKMQEVLQNKNITRERFMVLNYMSKAEAALFELSQWVKSAQIKVLETVVNGIENMGVAFCSMMKGGNIGKQIVKVSE is encoded by the exons ATGCAAGTGCAGAGAGTCGTTCTTAATTCACGACCTG GTAAAAATGGGGAGCCTGTTCCTGAAAATTTCCGCCTGGAGGCAATAAATCTGAAACCTGACCTAAGTGATGGGGAAGTTCTTGTTCGGACGATTTACCTCTCAGTGGATCCTTACATG CGTTGTAGAATGAATGAAGACACCGGTGCTGATTACCTGACGCCATGGCAGCTGTCCGAGTGTGTGGACGGTGGAGGTGTTGGCCTTGTTGAAGCAAGCAGCTGCAGCACATACATCAAAGGAGATGTGGTCACGTCGTTTAACTGGCCTTGGCAGACACATGCTGTTATGAAAGGAAGTGGCTTACAGAAG GTTGACCCTCAAATGGTTGATGGGCATTTATCCCACTTTTTGGGTGTAGTTGGCATAACAGGCCTCACTGCACTGTTAGGAGTCAGAGAGAAAGGTCATGTGACCAAAGGGGCCAATCAGACAATGGTAGTAAGCGGGGCAGCTGGTGCCTGTGGTTCACTTGCTGGACAG ATTGGCAGGCTGGATGGGTGTACAAGGGTGGTTGGGATCTGTGGTACTGATGAGAAGTGCAAAGCTTTAGTGGAAGATCTGGGCTTCTCTGCATCCATCAACTATCGTCACGGGGATGTCTCTGCGCGACTCAAGGAGAGCTGTCCTGATGGCATCGATGTTTACTTTGACAATGTGGGAGGTGCCATCAGTGATGCTGTCATGGAGCAG ATGAACAAAGGAGGAAATGTGATCCTCTGCGGGCAGATCTCACAGTACAACAAGGATGTGCCATATCCTCCACCCCTGAGCGAAAAGATGCAAGAAGTCCTGCAAAATAAGAACATCACCCGGGAGCGATTTATGGTGCTCAATTACATGAGCAAAGCAGAAGCTGCCCTCTTTGAACTCAGCCAGTGGGTCAAATCAGCCCAAATTAAG GTGCTGGAAACTGTGGTGAATGGTATAGAGAATATGGGAG TTGCATTTTGCTCTATGATGAAAGGGGGAAACATTGGCAAGCAAATTGTAAAGGTATCAGAATGA
- the ptgr2 gene encoding prostaglandin reductase 2 isoform X2 has product MRCRMNEDTGADYLTPWQLSECVDGGGVGLVEASSCSTYIKGDVVTSFNWPWQTHAVMKGSGLQKVDPQMVDGHLSHFLGVVGITGLTALLGVREKGHVTKGANQTMVVSGAAGACGSLAGQIGRLDGCTRVVGICGTDEKCKALVEDLGFSASINYRHGDVSARLKESCPDGIDVYFDNVGGAISDAVMEQMNKGGNVILCGQISQYNKDVPYPPPLSEKMQEVLQNKNITRERFMVLNYMSKAEAALFELSQWVKSAQIKVLETVVNGIENMGVAFCSMMKGGNIGKQIVKVSE; this is encoded by the exons ATG CGTTGTAGAATGAATGAAGACACCGGTGCTGATTACCTGACGCCATGGCAGCTGTCCGAGTGTGTGGACGGTGGAGGTGTTGGCCTTGTTGAAGCAAGCAGCTGCAGCACATACATCAAAGGAGATGTGGTCACGTCGTTTAACTGGCCTTGGCAGACACATGCTGTTATGAAAGGAAGTGGCTTACAGAAG GTTGACCCTCAAATGGTTGATGGGCATTTATCCCACTTTTTGGGTGTAGTTGGCATAACAGGCCTCACTGCACTGTTAGGAGTCAGAGAGAAAGGTCATGTGACCAAAGGGGCCAATCAGACAATGGTAGTAAGCGGGGCAGCTGGTGCCTGTGGTTCACTTGCTGGACAG ATTGGCAGGCTGGATGGGTGTACAAGGGTGGTTGGGATCTGTGGTACTGATGAGAAGTGCAAAGCTTTAGTGGAAGATCTGGGCTTCTCTGCATCCATCAACTATCGTCACGGGGATGTCTCTGCGCGACTCAAGGAGAGCTGTCCTGATGGCATCGATGTTTACTTTGACAATGTGGGAGGTGCCATCAGTGATGCTGTCATGGAGCAG ATGAACAAAGGAGGAAATGTGATCCTCTGCGGGCAGATCTCACAGTACAACAAGGATGTGCCATATCCTCCACCCCTGAGCGAAAAGATGCAAGAAGTCCTGCAAAATAAGAACATCACCCGGGAGCGATTTATGGTGCTCAATTACATGAGCAAAGCAGAAGCTGCCCTCTTTGAACTCAGCCAGTGGGTCAAATCAGCCCAAATTAAG GTGCTGGAAACTGTGGTGAATGGTATAGAGAATATGGGAG TTGCATTTTGCTCTATGATGAAAGGGGGAAACATTGGCAAGCAAATTGTAAAGGTATCAGAATGA